The following proteins are co-located in the Anaerolineae bacterium genome:
- a CDS encoding DnaD domain protein, with product MAKRLLGFVGFDEDEETIGLPASFFQHLLPAVDDLAELKLTLCLLYRRAQAGAPVLFLRKELEQDPELHHILGLDGQRAEDAVGLALERAAARGTLLTLRRARGNQWEETYVLNEPAGRRLAEELASGEPAPDAEGEPGPAPWRLQRPNIFVLYEQNIGLLQPLIAEELREAERTYPMSWIEEAFRIAAERNVRNWRYVRAILERWAQEGKQDEITGRDSEGYGRRYIEGKYGRYVKH from the coding sequence TCTGCCGGCCTCCTTCTTCCAGCACCTCCTGCCGGCGGTGGACGACCTGGCGGAGCTGAAACTCACCCTCTGCCTGCTGTACCGCCGCGCACAGGCCGGCGCGCCTGTCCTTTTCCTGCGCAAGGAACTGGAACAAGACCCCGAGCTTCACCATATCCTCGGCCTGGATGGCCAGCGCGCGGAGGACGCTGTCGGATTGGCCCTGGAGCGGGCGGCGGCGCGAGGCACCTTGCTGACACTGCGCCGCGCCAGGGGCAATCAATGGGAAGAGACCTATGTGCTCAACGAGCCGGCCGGCCGACGGCTGGCCGAGGAACTGGCCTCCGGCGAGCCGGCCCCCGATGCGGAGGGAGAGCCGGGGCCGGCGCCCTGGCGGCTCCAGCGCCCCAACATCTTCGTGCTCTATGAGCAGAACATCGGCCTGCTCCAGCCCCTGATCGCCGAGGAACTGCGCGAGGCCGAGCGGACTTACCCCATGAGCTGGATCGAGGAGGCCTTTCGCATCGCCGCCGAGCGCAACGTGCGCAACTGGCGCTACGTGCGCGCCATCCTCGAACGCTGGGCCCAAGAGGGGAAACAGGATGAGATCACTGGACGAGATTCTGAAGGGTATGGGCGTCGATACATCGAGGGCAAATACGGGCGCTACG